ATGGTAACGGCAAGAGAGATGGTTCAATGATTCTCGTCGCTGGGCCACCACCGAATGGTTATGTCTTCGCGTCAATCTGGACCTACGGGAAGATCGAGATCGACCTACAGTACGTGAAGCGCTCCCCAGTGTTCGAGGAAGACGAGGCTCGTCGAGAGGTGATCCGTAAATTCAATAAGATCCCAGGTGTCTCAATTGACGAAGCCAGCCACAGCCTACGTCCGACTCTTCCGCTAGCTTTGTTCGTCGACGACCCTGCGCGACGGGAACTCTTTGCAATCCTGTCCTGGATGACAGAGCGTCTGCGATTGGGAGTCGTGTCGTGATCGAGCAGTCATAAGGACGTGCCAGCACTCGGCCGACGGGATGATAGAACTAGCGGCTCAGGGAAAGGTACATGATTGGCTACCGAAGAAGCATTTGCGTGACTGAAGTTCGTGAGCGTGCGCATAAGATCGGGCCATTCGATTGGGCGCGTAGTGGCTACTCTTGTGTCTCGGCTCACTCGTTCCGCTGAGGATCCAACACCCCAGCCAGTCGATCCACCGCACCTCTTAGAGCCTCGTGTCCGAGGTGGGCATATACCTCGTCGGTGATCCGGGTGGAGCTATGGCCGAGCACACGAGATACCTCAGGTAGTGGGGTTCCAGCCGCCAGCATCAAGGAGGCCGCAGCGTGGCGTAACTCATGGACATGGCGTTTACCAAGACCTGCTCGTGCTGCAAAGGCCTGGAAGGCATGTGAAGTGTTATCCGGGTCAAGGGGGCGACCAAAGTGTGAGGTGAACAGATACTCGCTCGTTGGAGTAAAGCCCAACTCTGTCAGCTTCTCATGCTCTTGGCGTTGGATTACTCGATGCTCCTGGAGTGCGCTAACGAGAAAGGCGGGAAGCGGCACGGTACGATTCGAGCGGGCGGTCTTGGTTGGTCCCTCGATCACCTTGGCGCCGGACTTCACTCGCGCACGCGAGATGGTGAGTGTCTTTGCTGTCAAGTCAAGATCGCTCCATCTAAGAGCCAGTGCCTCTCCACGTCTGAGACCCAAAGAGAGAAGTACGAGCCAGAGGACACCGAGTCGGTCGTCCTTGGCGGCACTGAGGAGTCGCCTCGCCTCC
This genomic stretch from Ferrimicrobium sp. harbors:
- a CDS encoding tyrosine-type recombinase/integrase, which translates into the protein LGQGSIYRYGDQWRALLKWTGPDGKVITRSKRCRTKAEAEAALAKFRGIRDAGVTENATTTIDMLLTRWLTTHGGDIAGSTLVQYEWATRHITKRLGPLRIERLTPAMVDRFVDQLAESGLSPRSRRLIRVVLSQACKAAVGWRLIPANPCDHARPIKLERREPEALSVEEARRLLSAAKDDRLGVLWLVLLSLGLRRGEALALRWSDLDLTAKTLTISRARVKSGAKVIEGPTKTARSNRTVPLPAFLVSALQEHRVIQRQEHEKLTELGFTPTSEYLFTSHFGRPLDPDNTSHAFQAFAARAGLGKRHVHELRHAAASLMLAAGTPLPEVSRVLGHSSTRITDEVYAHLGHEALRGAVDRLAGVLDPQRNE